From the genome of Abyssicoccus albus, one region includes:
- a CDS encoding demethylmenaquinone methyltransferase, whose protein sequence is MKTDKEKYVHKVFENISNEYDELNDIISFKQHKVWRKDANQKLNVQSNERVLDVCCGTGDWTIQHALKLTDGFVTGLDFSRNMLNIGKDKISKHNVENIEFIEGNAMELPFENNTFDVVSIGFGLRNVPDYEKALQEIYRVLKPGGRLACLETSQPTKPIIKEGFQVYFKYIMPVFGKLFAKKQEEYNWLQKSTFGFLSPKELAKLFAQVGFDHIEYKTYSFGASALHYGVKQK, encoded by the coding sequence ATGAAAACAGATAAAGAAAAATACGTTCATAAAGTCTTTGAAAACATTTCTAATGAATATGATGAGTTAAACGATATTATAAGTTTCAAACAACATAAAGTTTGGAGAAAAGATGCCAATCAAAAGTTGAATGTACAATCTAATGAAAGAGTATTAGACGTTTGTTGTGGTACTGGAGATTGGACTATTCAACATGCATTGAAACTTACTGATGGTTTTGTAACTGGTCTTGATTTTAGTCGAAATATGCTTAATATCGGTAAAGATAAAATATCAAAACACAATGTTGAAAATATTGAATTTATCGAAGGTAATGCTATGGAACTTCCATTTGAGAATAATACATTTGATGTTGTTTCGATAGGTTTTGGATTGCGTAATGTCCCAGATTATGAGAAAGCATTACAAGAAATTTATAGAGTGTTAAAACCTGGTGGCAGATTAGCATGTCTTGAGACGAGTCAACCAACTAAACCTATTATAAAAGAAGGATTTCAAGTTTATTTCAAATATATAATGCCAGTTTTTGGTAAATTATTTGCTAAAAAGCAAGAAGAGTATAATTGGCTTCAAAAATCCACATTCGGCTTTTTATCTCCGAAAGAACTTGCCAAATTATTTGCTCAAGTTGGATTTGATCATATAGAGTATAAGACATATTCGTTTGGAGCGAGTGCGCTCCATTATGGTGTTAAACAAAAATAG
- the cmk gene encoding (d)CMP kinase: protein MNIAIDGPAAAGKSTIAKRLAEILEFRYIDTGAMYRAVTLYALNNGFIKSSDSIIQSLDQIHISLTKEQPQRVLLNEVDVTDEIRSQQVTDNVSYVASIKQVRRFLVEQQQQFIKNGEVIMDGRDIGTTVIPNADVKFYMIAHPRTRALRRFEENKLRGIHQDINLLEQEIIDRDQKDISRKESPLQKANDAIEIDTSNMTIDEVVEQMLNIIQKFKTSQ from the coding sequence ATGAATATTGCTATTGATGGTCCTGCAGCAGCGGGGAAAAGTACTATCGCAAAAAGGTTAGCTGAAATTTTAGAATTTAGATACATAGACACTGGCGCAATGTATAGAGCCGTAACATTGTATGCTTTAAATAATGGATTTATAAAATCAAGTGATTCAATTATTCAATCATTGGATCAAATACATATATCTTTAACAAAAGAACAGCCACAGCGAGTTTTGTTGAATGAGGTTGATGTAACAGATGAGATTAGAAGTCAACAAGTAACGGACAATGTAAGTTATGTTGCTAGTATTAAACAAGTTCGTAGATTTTTAGTCGAACAACAACAGCAATTTATAAAAAATGGTGAGGTCATTATGGATGGACGTGATATAGGTACAACAGTCATCCCGAATGCCGACGTAAAGTTTTATATGATTGCTCACCCTAGAACTAGAGCGCTTAGACGATTTGAAGAGAATAAATTAAGAGGTATTCATCAAGATATTAATTTACTTGAACAAGAAATTATAGACAGAGACCAAAAAGATATATCAAGAAAAGAATCTCCTTTACAGAAAGCAAATGATGCAATTGAGATTGACACTTCAAATATGACGATTGATGAAGTCGTTGAACAAATGTTGAATATTATACAGAAATTTAAAACGAGTCAATAG
- the rpsA gene encoding 30S ribosomal protein S1: MTEDMIDEVKVGDRVKGSVVKIEEKAVIVHIEGGKFDGIIPISQLSGLRIENAEEVVAVGDEIEAFVTKVENDEEDGKYILSKRKVDELSSFEDLQKKKDNDEIITAEVKEVVKGGLVVDVGLRGFIPASLISNEYVEDFSDFEGQTIEMKVEELDAEQNRVILSRKAIMESKALEEKQAVLDKLEEGQVVTGTIARLTNFGAFIDLGGVDGLVHVSQIAHHHVEKPEDELTIGNEVDVKIISVDKDAERISLSIKDALPGPFETIEENFSIGDAVKGEVKRLAPFGAFVEIGPGLQGLVHISQISHDHIGTPEEVLEPGQEVQVKILDIDKEAERISLSIKALQEQTGSTNDYDKSYIKQNNYSQQDVDQDAPTLGDMFGDKLKGFKADQ, encoded by the coding sequence ATGACAGAAGATATGATAGATGAAGTTAAAGTAGGAGACCGTGTTAAAGGTTCTGTAGTAAAAATTGAAGAGAAAGCAGTAATCGTTCATATTGAAGGTGGCAAATTCGATGGCATTATTCCAATTAGCCAACTATCTGGATTAAGAATTGAAAATGCTGAAGAAGTTGTTGCTGTTGGAGATGAAATTGAAGCTTTCGTTACTAAAGTTGAAAATGATGAAGAAGATGGAAAATATATTTTATCTAAACGTAAAGTTGATGAATTATCTTCTTTTGAAGATCTTCAAAAGAAAAAAGATAACGATGAAATCATTACAGCTGAAGTGAAAGAAGTTGTAAAAGGTGGATTAGTCGTTGATGTTGGATTACGCGGATTTATTCCAGCAAGTTTAATATCAAATGAATATGTTGAAGATTTCTCAGACTTCGAAGGTCAAACAATTGAAATGAAAGTTGAAGAATTAGATGCTGAGCAAAATCGCGTAATTTTATCTCGTAAAGCAATTATGGAATCTAAGGCGCTTGAAGAGAAACAAGCTGTATTAGATAAATTAGAAGAAGGTCAAGTTGTAACGGGTACAATTGCACGCTTAACAAACTTCGGAGCATTTATTGATTTAGGTGGCGTTGATGGACTAGTTCACGTATCTCAAATCGCACATCACCATGTTGAAAAGCCTGAAGATGAATTAACAATTGGTAATGAAGTAGATGTTAAAATCATTAGTGTTGATAAAGATGCTGAGAGAATTTCACTATCAATTAAAGATGCATTACCTGGACCGTTTGAAACAATTGAAGAGAACTTTTCAATTGGAGATGCTGTTAAAGGTGAAGTGAAAAGACTTGCACCATTTGGTGCGTTTGTTGAGATTGGACCTGGCTTACAAGGTTTAGTTCATATTTCTCAGATTAGCCATGACCACATAGGTACGCCTGAAGAAGTATTAGAACCAGGTCAAGAAGTTCAAGTTAAAATTTTGGATATTGATAAAGAAGCTGAAAGAATTTCATTATCTATCAAAGCTTTACAAGAACAAACTGGATCTACAAATGACTACGACAAATCTTATATAAAACAAAATAATTATAGTCAACAAGATGTTGATCAAGATGCACCAACATTAGGTGATATGTTTGGTGATAAATTAAAAGGTTTTAAAGCAGATCAATAA
- a CDS encoding YpdA family putative bacillithiol disulfide reductase, translating into MNYDVLIIGAGPCGLSTAIECQNKGLSYIVIEKGNVVEAIYHYPTHQTFFSSADKLGIGNIPFIVEEHKPKRNQALVYYRQVVKEYNLNIKPYTEVTTINKLNNDLKHEQYYFEIKTKSMENKDTEMTFTASKVVVATGYYLHHNELDVPGSQLQKVKHYFKEAHPYFNRDVLVIGGKNSSVDAAIELEKAGANVTVVYRGSDYSKSIKPWVLPGFESLVRNNKVKMYFNTEVLGILKDKVVLNQNGLNIEVPNDTVFAMIGYHPNYKLITDVGVEIKSDGKFKQPIFDENTMETNVKGLYLAGVIAAGDDANKIFIENGKFHGGLIADDIVKHISHVNDVDDENQFDNE; encoded by the coding sequence ATGAATTATGATGTCTTAATTATTGGTGCTGGACCTTGTGGATTAAGTACTGCAATTGAATGTCAAAATAAAGGTTTAAGTTATATTGTAATTGAAAAAGGTAATGTTGTTGAAGCAATATATCATTATCCTACGCACCAAACATTTTTCTCATCTGCAGATAAATTAGGAATTGGTAATATTCCCTTCATCGTTGAAGAACATAAACCAAAAAGAAATCAAGCGTTAGTATATTATAGACAAGTTGTTAAAGAGTATAACTTGAATATTAAACCATATACTGAAGTGACAACTATTAATAAATTAAATAATGACTTAAAGCATGAGCAATATTATTTTGAAATTAAAACTAAATCGATGGAAAATAAGGATACAGAAATGACATTTACAGCTTCTAAGGTGGTTGTCGCTACTGGTTATTATTTGCATCATAATGAACTGGATGTACCAGGTAGCCAATTGCAAAAAGTTAAACATTATTTTAAAGAAGCGCACCCTTACTTTAATAGAGATGTTCTTGTCATTGGTGGTAAAAACTCATCTGTTGATGCAGCGATTGAACTTGAGAAGGCGGGTGCAAATGTAACTGTTGTATATCGTGGAAGTGACTATTCTAAAAGTATTAAGCCTTGGGTTTTACCTGGATTTGAGTCACTTGTAAGAAATAATAAAGTTAAAATGTATTTCAATACTGAAGTCCTTGGAATTTTAAAAGATAAGGTCGTATTAAATCAAAATGGACTCAATATAGAAGTACCAAACGATACTGTTTTCGCAATGATAGGTTACCATCCGAATTATAAGTTGATCACAGATGTTGGTGTTGAGATTAAATCCGACGGTAAATTCAAACAGCCAATATTTGATGAAAATACAATGGAGACAAATGTAAAAGGGCTATATTTAGCTGGTGTCATTGCAGCGGGAGATGATGCAAATAAAATCTTCATTGAAAACGGAAAGTTCCATGGTGGTCTAATTGCGGATGATATTGTTAAACATATATCTCATGTTAATGATGTGGATGATGAAAATCAATTTGATAACGAATAA
- a CDS encoding NAD(P)H-dependent glycerol-3-phosphate dehydrogenase: protein MMNISIIGSGSFGTALSIVLNDNGHDVLIYGRNESVIHEINTTHTNEHYLKSITLNSNIKATTDLDKALNNSEILLLSVPSKALRSVCELIDQFATKNNKQFKIIHVIKGIEKETLMTMSKVIQDTMQHQNIQGITVLSGPSHAEEVALRKPTTVTVASKNKDEAEFFQDLFINQNFRVYTNDDVIGVELGGSLKNIIALAAGILDGYDMGDNAKAALITRGLAEISRLGKSLGANPLTFLGLSGVGDLIVTCTSTHSRNWRFGYGLSKGKTKDEVLGELGMAVEGLNTIEAAYKLSQTHQIDMPITSTLYKFIFEQLDKETCFDLLMNRKRTTEE, encoded by the coding sequence ATGATGAATATTTCAATTATAGGTTCGGGAAGTTTTGGAACTGCATTGTCAATCGTCTTAAACGACAATGGCCATGATGTATTAATTTACGGTCGTAATGAAAGTGTTATTCATGAAATCAATACTACCCATACGAATGAACATTATTTAAAGTCTATCACGCTAAATTCAAATATTAAAGCAACGACTGACCTTGACAAGGCGTTGAATAATAGCGAAATACTACTACTTAGCGTACCATCTAAGGCTTTAAGATCTGTCTGTGAATTAATTGATCAATTCGCAACAAAAAATAATAAACAGTTTAAAATTATTCATGTCATTAAAGGTATTGAAAAGGAAACATTGATGACAATGAGTAAAGTGATTCAAGATACAATGCAACATCAAAATATTCAAGGGATTACGGTCCTAAGTGGACCTTCTCACGCTGAAGAAGTTGCATTAAGAAAACCGACGACAGTTACAGTCGCAAGCAAAAATAAAGATGAAGCTGAATTTTTCCAAGATCTATTTATCAACCAAAATTTTAGAGTTTATACAAATGACGATGTGATTGGCGTTGAGCTTGGAGGATCATTAAAAAATATTATTGCACTTGCTGCTGGTATTTTAGACGGCTATGATATGGGAGATAATGCAAAAGCCGCACTCATTACACGCGGATTAGCTGAAATATCAAGGCTTGGTAAATCGCTAGGTGCAAATCCATTAACATTTCTAGGGCTGAGTGGTGTCGGTGATTTAATCGTCACTTGTACATCAACTCATTCAAGAAATTGGCGTTTTGGTTATGGATTATCTAAAGGTAAAACTAAAGATGAAGTTTTAGGTGAACTAGGTATGGCAGTAGAAGGTTTGAACACAATTGAAGCAGCATATAAATTGAGCCAAACACACCAAATTGATATGCCAATTACATCTACTCTTTATAAATTTATCTTTGAACAATTAGATAAAGAAACATGCTTTGATTTATTAATGAATAGAAAACGAACAACTGAAGAATAG
- a CDS encoding lysophospholipid acyltransferase family protein: MLYKIAKYLLILILFPIFKVKVIGKNRVPRSGGIVICSNHASALDPPLLGICVPRDVSFMAKKELFTHWLLGPLISRLNAFPIDRGKGDRNTIRQISSVLEEGNALGIFPEGQRSKDGRIQKGQNGAAFAALRSGAVIVPACIKGSYKPFTRHKVVFGAPISTVRLKDEGIKTKELTELIMSEIKKLHADTTI, from the coding sequence ATGTTATATAAAATAGCGAAATATTTATTGATTTTAATTTTATTCCCTATTTTCAAAGTTAAAGTGATAGGGAAAAATAGAGTTCCCCGAAGTGGAGGCATTGTCATTTGCTCAAACCATGCAAGTGCACTTGATCCCCCCCTCTTAGGTATATGTGTTCCTAGAGATGTTTCTTTTATGGCTAAAAAGGAATTATTTACTCATTGGCTTCTTGGCCCATTAATTAGTAGATTAAATGCATTTCCAATTGATAGAGGAAAAGGGGATCGTAACACTATACGACAAATCAGTTCGGTTTTAGAAGAGGGTAATGCATTGGGGATTTTTCCTGAAGGACAACGTTCAAAAGATGGTCGAATACAAAAGGGACAAAATGGTGCAGCATTTGCTGCCTTAAGAAGTGGTGCGGTTATTGTGCCAGCGTGCATTAAAGGCTCGTATAAACCATTTACACGTCATAAAGTAGTATTTGGAGCTCCGATTAGCACTGTTCGGCTTAAAGACGAGGGAATTAAAACGAAAGAACTTACTGAATTGATTATGAGTGAAATTAAGAAATTACATGCAGATACAACAATTTAA
- a CDS encoding ECF transporter S component produces MKLKQLIIISMMGAISFVLMFLSFPLPFLPPFLRIDISDLPALVITLLFGPLAGITVELLKGVLYFIFASTAEPIGPLANFLASVIFLYTLFILYKKMNKSFFISGIIATLMLTITMTLLNYFVLLPMYGMIMNLDDIVSNIKTIVTAGIIPFNMIKGLMLTILLYILNIKLIPMLRDRFL; encoded by the coding sequence ATGAAACTGAAGCAATTAATTATTATATCTATGATGGGAGCAATTTCATTTGTTCTCATGTTTTTAAGTTTTCCATTACCATTTTTACCACCTTTTTTACGTATAGATATCAGTGATCTACCAGCATTAGTCATCACACTTTTATTTGGTCCTTTGGCTGGTATCACAGTAGAGTTACTAAAAGGTGTATTATATTTTATTTTTGCATCAACGGCTGAACCAATTGGACCATTAGCTAATTTTTTGGCAAGTGTAATATTTTTATATACTTTATTTATTTTATATAAAAAAATGAATAAGTCATTCTTTATATCAGGAATTATAGCAACACTAATGTTAACGATTACAATGACGTTATTAAATTATTTTGTACTACTGCCTATGTATGGAATGATTATGAATTTAGATGATATTGTAAGTAATATTAAAACGATCGTTACGGCTGGAATTATTCCATTTAACATGATTAAAGGGTTAATGTTAACCATATTATTATATATCTTGAATATAAAGTTAATTCCTATGTTACGTGACAGATTTCTGTGA
- a CDS encoding asparaginase, translating into MTNTRQPNILAIHTGGTISMQENELGLVSTQASNPLAQIEQQSVNLTNIELLNKPSPHINFNDMHLIMDTVFSNYDQYDGFVITHGTDTLEETAYYLLETLPHDKPVAITGAMRSSNEIGSDGLYNFLSAIRVVSDTNPLNKGVYIVFNDEVHDAKYVTKSHTTNTNTFQSPNHGPVAIITKDKIVYFHEPSINTHHHVKKSIHSNIALLKAYVGMDSELLTYIAHSNYDGVVIEALGQGNLPPNTLNGLYELKKQNIPVVLLSRCINGIVGGYYNYEGGGHDLIKYDVIFSYNINAVKSRILLGLLLENEVNHEDMAFYFSS; encoded by the coding sequence TTGACTAATACACGACAGCCTAATATTCTTGCAATACATACAGGTGGTACGATTTCAATGCAAGAAAATGAACTTGGGTTAGTTTCAACGCAAGCATCAAATCCATTAGCACAAATTGAACAACAAAGTGTCAATTTAACCAATATAGAATTATTAAATAAACCAAGTCCTCATATTAATTTTAACGACATGCATTTAATTATGGATACGGTATTTTCAAATTATGATCAATACGACGGCTTTGTCATTACTCATGGGACAGATACATTAGAAGAAACTGCCTACTACTTACTTGAAACATTACCACATGATAAACCTGTTGCGATTACAGGTGCGATGAGATCATCAAATGAAATTGGTTCCGATGGTCTGTATAACTTCTTATCTGCGATAAGAGTGGTTAGTGATACTAACCCTTTAAATAAAGGTGTATATATTGTATTTAATGATGAAGTTCATGATGCTAAATATGTGACCAAGTCACATACAACAAATACAAATACATTTCAAAGTCCAAATCATGGACCTGTTGCAATTATTACTAAAGATAAGATTGTATATTTCCATGAACCATCTATTAATACACATCACCATGTTAAGAAATCAATTCATTCTAACATCGCTTTATTAAAAGCATATGTTGGTATGGATTCAGAACTTCTCACATATATTGCTCATTCGAATTATGACGGTGTTGTCATTGAAGCATTAGGCCAAGGAAATTTACCCCCTAATACATTAAATGGTTTGTATGAGCTCAAAAAACAAAATATCCCCGTAGTTTTATTAAGTCGATGCATCAATGGTATAGTTGGTGGATATTACAACTACGAGGGTGGCGGTCATGATTTAATCAAATACGATGTTATCTTTAGCTATAATATCAATGCGGTAAAGTCTAGAATTTTATTAGGTTTATTACTTGAAAATGAGGTTAACCACGAAGATATGGCATTTTATTTTAGTTCTTAA
- a CDS encoding LysM peptidoglycan-binding domain-containing protein: protein MTKDNYQNEFEQSKKQVTDDELPSYLKRRRQNNEAANQTKQSNHTNVDKENTNTTNASRRSDKYKTSTSEQTNKPLNKKLNEEKNTQSPRNKAVNQNESHNPNHNSENVDLKRSKQNNSETKHNENKSGNKNESIHKKAATGATAGVVGSSAVNNDAKAESNINASKKSNETAKSGDSNQSNRNTRDKDVNRDQKAKDKKNNTKSSGSKSKQSNTGKRVGQAAGAATVGSAVGATASQKKANANSNQNTHKIDTNDGDHGGPGSNRKSLLPYIIGIALLLPILLIGLLFLMNNIENNNGNNDVAVTQDESTEESSTSLSDNEERKEKKLHSTEEPPTEEKTEDSTEESIEESTEESIEESTEESNETSVHDQNEVANNSSNEINNEVLTEEAIASSSNNSADESTSDRNVQTNEANQQTTNETTTEQSNNTSDNQSTTEQSNNTSDNQSTNTNTRDRDTSTATNEINNEPTSERTTEQRTNETNNQNNSAGATTHTIGANENLYRIAIRYYGSGTPENVNKIKAANGINDITNLKVGQQIKIPK from the coding sequence TTGACTAAAGATAATTATCAAAATGAATTCGAACAAAGTAAAAAGCAAGTCACAGATGATGAATTACCTAGCTACTTAAAACGTAGACGACAAAATAATGAAGCTGCAAATCAAACGAAACAATCTAATCACACTAATGTTGATAAAGAAAATACGAATACAACGAATGCATCAAGAAGGTCTGATAAATACAAAACAAGCACTTCTGAGCAAACAAATAAACCGTTAAACAAAAAATTAAATGAAGAAAAAAATACACAATCTCCTCGAAATAAAGCTGTAAATCAAAATGAGTCACACAACCCTAATCATAATTCAGAAAATGTGGACTTAAAGAGAAGTAAACAAAATAATTCAGAAACTAAACATAATGAAAATAAATCTGGAAACAAAAATGAATCTATTCACAAGAAAGCGGCAACAGGTGCTACGGCTGGCGTTGTTGGTAGTTCAGCAGTTAACAACGATGCTAAAGCAGAGAGTAATATAAATGCTTCTAAAAAATCTAATGAAACGGCTAAATCAGGTGATTCAAATCAATCTAATCGAAATACTCGTGATAAAGATGTAAATAGGGATCAAAAAGCTAAAGATAAGAAAAATAATACAAAGAGTTCAGGCAGTAAATCGAAACAGTCTAATACTGGTAAACGGGTCGGACAAGCAGCTGGAGCTGCGACAGTTGGTTCAGCTGTTGGAGCAACTGCTTCTCAAAAGAAAGCAAATGCTAACAGTAACCAAAACACACATAAAATAGATACTAATGATGGTGATCATGGCGGTCCAGGAAGTAATCGAAAATCACTATTACCTTATATTATTGGTATTGCTTTATTGTTGCCAATATTATTAATTGGTTTATTATTCTTAATGAACAATATAGAAAACAATAATGGAAATAATGATGTAGCAGTGACACAAGATGAATCAACTGAGGAATCATCTACGTCACTCAGTGATAATGAAGAACGAAAAGAAAAGAAATTACATTCAACTGAGGAACCTCCAACTGAAGAAAAAACTGAAGATTCAACAGAAGAATCAATAGAAGAGTCAACAGAAGAATCAATAGAAGAGTCAACAGAAGAATCAAATGAAACGTCAGTTCATGATCAAAACGAAGTAGCAAATAATAGTTCTAATGAAATAAATAATGAAGTATTAACAGAAGAAGCTATCGCAAGTTCAAGTAATAACTCTGCAGATGAAAGTACATCTGACAGAAATGTTCAAACAAATGAAGCTAACCAACAAACAACAAATGAAACGACAACTGAACAATCAAATAATACTTCAGATAATCAATCGACAACTGAACAATCAAATAATACTTCAGATAATCAATCGACAAATACTAATACTAGAGATAGAGATACATCTACAGCTACAAATGAAATAAATAATGAGCCAACGTCAGAACGAACTACTGAACAAAGAACAAATGAAACAAACAACCAAAATAATTCAGCGGGTGCAACAACCCATACGATTGGTGCTAATGAGAATTTGTATCGTATTGCAATAAGATACTATGGTTCAGGTACTCCAGAAAATGTTAATAAAATTAAAGCTGCAAATGGCATTAATGATATTACGAATTTAAAAGTTGGTCAGCAAATTAAAATTCCAAAATAA
- a CDS encoding HU family DNA-binding protein, protein MNKTELISAVAEKTELSKKDAGVAVDAVFESIQDSLSKGEKVSLIGFGNFEVRERAARKGRNPQTGKEIEIAASKVPAFKAGKALKEAVK, encoded by the coding sequence ATGAACAAAACTGAATTAATCAGCGCTGTTGCTGAAAAAACAGAATTATCTAAAAAAGATGCAGGTGTTGCAGTTGATGCAGTATTTGAATCTATTCAAGATTCATTATCAAAAGGTGAGAAAGTTTCACTAATCGGTTTCGGTAACTTTGAAGTACGTGAGCGTGCTGCCCGTAAAGGACGTAACCCACAAACTGGTAAAGAAATCGAAATTGCTGCAAGCAAAGTACCAGCATTTAAAGCAGGTAAAGCTCTTAAAGAAGCAGTAAAATAA
- a CDS encoding ferredoxin, with amino-acid sequence MTKKYTIVDMDTCIACGACGAAAPDIYDYDDDGIAFVILDDNQGTMAVPEELHEDMEDAFEGCPTDSIKVEEEPFDGDALKFE; translated from the coding sequence ATGACAAAAAAATATACAATCGTTGACATGGATACATGTATTGCTTGTGGCGCTTGTGGTGCTGCAGCTCCAGATATATACGACTATGATGATGATGGAATTGCTTTCGTTATTCTTGATGATAACCAAGGAACTATGGCTGTTCCGGAAGAATTACATGAAGATATGGAAGATGCATTTGAGGGATGTCCAACGGATTCCATCAAAGTTGAAGAAGAACCTTTTGATGGTGATGCTTTAAAATTTGAATAG
- the der gene encoding ribosome biogenesis GTPase Der — protein sequence MKPTVAIVGKANVGKSTIFNRVVGERLSIVEDTPGVTRDRIYAEGEWLTNEFNIIDTGGIELNNEDFQQEIKIQAEIAIEEADVIIFIVDGKLSITAEDEHVASMLQRSGKPVVLAVNKIDNPEMRSNIYEYYNLGLGDPYPISGAHGLGLGDLLDKVVSHFKDIPIVEYDQDTIKFCFIGRPNVGKSSLINAIVGEERVIVSNIAGTTRDAIDTEYEYEGQKFVMIDTAGMRKRGKIYENIEKYSVLRAQKAIERSDVAIIVIDGDQGIIEQDKKVAGYAHEQGRGVVIVVNKWDAVDKDTHTMKKFEDKIRNEFQFLDYAQIVFVSALKKQRLKFLFPEIIASYENQQRRIQSSTLNEVVADAVAMNPTPTDKGRRLNIFYATQVAIKPPTFVLFVNDVELLHFSYKRYIENQLRKAFDYTGTPIHIIARKRN from the coding sequence ATGAAGCCTACAGTTGCAATTGTTGGTAAAGCGAATGTCGGTAAGTCAACAATTTTTAATAGAGTTGTTGGAGAACGATTATCAATCGTAGAAGATACACCAGGTGTTACAAGAGATAGAATATATGCTGAAGGTGAATGGTTAACAAATGAGTTTAACATTATTGATACCGGTGGTATTGAGTTAAACAATGAGGATTTTCAACAAGAAATTAAAATACAGGCGGAAATAGCAATTGAAGAAGCAGATGTTATCATATTTATAGTGGATGGTAAATTGAGTATAACAGCTGAAGATGAACATGTAGCGTCAATGCTTCAACGGAGTGGAAAACCTGTTGTACTCGCTGTAAATAAAATCGATAATCCAGAAATGAGATCAAATATTTATGAATATTATAATTTAGGTCTCGGTGACCCTTATCCAATCAGTGGCGCCCATGGATTAGGATTAGGCGATTTATTAGATAAAGTTGTATCGCATTTTAAAGATATTCCAATTGTTGAATACGATCAAGACACAATTAAGTTTTGTTTTATCGGTAGACCAAATGTAGGTAAAAGTAGTTTAATTAATGCGATTGTTGGTGAGGAAAGAGTTATCGTCTCGAATATCGCAGGCACAACGAGAGATGCGATAGATACTGAATATGAATATGAAGGGCAAAAATTCGTGATGATTGACACTGCAGGCATGAGAAAACGTGGTAAAATATACGAAAATATTGAGAAATATTCAGTCCTTCGTGCTCAAAAAGCAATAGAACGTAGTGACGTTGCCATTATTGTCATTGACGGTGACCAAGGCATTATTGAACAAGATAAAAAGGTTGCAGGCTACGCACATGAACAAGGTCGAGGTGTTGTCATTGTCGTCAATAAATGGGATGCTGTAGATAAAGATACACATACAATGAAAAAATTCGAAGATAAAATTCGTAACGAATTTCAGTTTTTAGATTATGCTCAGATTGTTTTTGTATCAGCTTTAAAAAAACAAAGATTAAAATTCTTGTTCCCTGAAATCATTGCTTCATATGAGAATCAACAAAGAAGAATACAGTCAAGCACATTAAACGAAGTTGTAGCTGATGCTGTCGCAATGAATCCAACACCAACTGATAAAGGTAGACGATTGAATATTTTTTATGCCACACAAGTTGCAATTAAACCACCAACTTTTGTGCTCTTCGTAAATGATGTTGAATTATTACACTTCTCATATAAAAGATATATTGAAAATCAATTACGCAAAGCATTTGACTATACTGGAACGCCAATTCATATTATTGCGCGAAAAAGAAATTAG
- a CDS encoding DUF2768 domain-containing protein has translation MFNISRMDLMWVSFYSIGLMILSVFLILLARHKINNKPIRMIVSFIAYVCLILAFLLMLPVLGGSNHG, from the coding sequence ATGTTTAATATATCTAGAATGGATTTGATGTGGGTATCTTTTTATTCGATTGGTCTTATGATTTTGTCAGTATTTTTGATATTATTAGCAAGACATAAAATAAACAATAAACCAATTCGAATGATTGTTAGTTTTATAGCATACGTATGTTTAATTCTTGCATTTTTATTGATGCTGCCTGTACTTGGAGGCTCTAACCATGGCTAA